DNA from Drosophila suzukii chromosome 2R, CBGP_Dsuzu_IsoJpt1.0, whole genome shotgun sequence:
ACATAAACAAGCAACAGAAGCAGGTGGACTTGCTGCAAAAGCAGCTGGTGGAATCTCGGGAGACCCTGGCCAAGGAGGCGGCGCTGCGCAAGGATCTGGAGGACCAGTGGCAGGAGAAGCGAGAGGCCCACAAAAGCGAAGTACAAAGTCTGCGCGACCAGACCAAAACCAACGAGCAGCGTCTACTGGACATGCAGCAAAAGTTTCTCGAGACCAAGGACGAGGTCATAAAGCAGATCCAGCGAGTCACCGACGACCGGGAGCGGGTCAACAAGCAGTTGGAGACGTTGCAGGCCGACAACGACTTCCTGTCTGGGCGCTATTTGGCTACGTCCCAAGAGATTGACAACCAGTATATCAACCTGCCAAACACGGTCGTCGAGCTCCAGGAGCTGATGCTGCGGCAGCAAAGCGAGCTGATCCAGGCACGAGTCAGCAGCGAGTACGAGCGCCAAAAGTGCACCAGCACTGAGGATGAGATTCAGATCTTGCGGGCCCAGCTGGAGGAGGCCAACAACGATCGGCGGGCCTACAAGCGCAAGATGCAACTAGATATTAAGTCACTGCAGTAAGTACCCGCCTCTGTTGAGTAGAGTGTAAACTGTGTCTCATGTTCGAACTGCATTTCCAGGGACCGGGTGACGGAGCACTTGGTCACGGTGCAGGCGTACGAGACGGCCAAAACCCAACTCGAGCGCAAAGAGGCTGAGCTCAATAAGCAGCTTTCCGAGTGTCGCGTGGAGATCATTGAACTGCAAGAGGCCAATGTAAGTCAAAACTTGCAGTTATCAAAGTATGCTTGCCACCAAATATAGCATTTTACAGGAGAAGTACGCCAAGACAAACGCGGACTACAAGACGAAGATAAAAACACTACAGGAGGAGCTGTCTACAATGGAGACAGTTCAGAAGGATTTCGTCAAACTATCTCAAACTCTTCAGGTGAGTGTGATATAAAAATATGGTTTATTcacttaaatatttacaatttgttCTGTTGTTATGCCACAGATGTCGTTGGAGGAGCTGCGGCATGCCGATACGGAGGTGCGCTGGCAGGATGACGATGACGTGAACAACTGCCCCACGTGCAACGCCTACTTCACGGTCATGGTGCGCAAGATCCATTGCCGGCACTGCGGCCACATCTACTGCGATAAGTGTCTAACGAAAACGGTGCCATCGGGACCCCGGAAGCGAGTGACCCGAGTCTGTGATATCTGTCACACGCTGCTCACGCCGAACACCGCTCCCTACTTCAGTCAGGGACAgccgccgcagcagcagcagggccagcagcagcagcagtccaACTAGGCGGCCGGGCTCCAAGCCCAGGTTATTGTGTGTTACTACGATTACGATTAGTTGGTATCTCCTTAAACTCTATTGCTCTTGTTCTGTGCTCCGGTATACATAAAACGATTACGATTCGAGGTCAAACCTTTCCAATGCCGCACTGCGTTGCGAGTCATTTCCACTTTCCATTTGCCAATGTCTAATTTCGTTTAAGCCGTACCTTCTTTGTGCTCTATATAACGTAAGCGATGAGTTGTCTATGTTAGCTTTTGTCGTAGGTAAGTTTTCATAATTGAATTGAACTCAAAgcaaatatacaaataaaaaacaaataatatttgttGTTTGTCGCCGCACATCTTTACTTGAACCAACTTTGCCTGCAAGAGAGGGAGCAATTAAATGATAATGTGTATTTAAGGAGAAGTCATGCAACatatattttgtgttcttgtttatttaaaaatactacgCAAATAGTTTGTAAATTATTGTTAACAATTGTatttgtgtcttcatttggTTGCGAGGAGCTAGGATTGGTATAGGTATTTGCTAGATATTAAAAGTAATAACAATGTCGGGCATGCCCATATAAATTCAGTATGTACAACTCTCACTTCAACTACCAAATAATGATAATCTAATACTGCAATCTCCGCATTCAACGAAAAACGTATACAACAACAGACACTACGCACACACACGGGGAATCACATAACTTGGAAAGCAATTACGGGTTGTTTTGGCACAGAGTGTCTGCGGAAGAGATAGAAAATTTAAACGCCCAATTAGCCTGTCTCCGGAGATAGATTCTGATCTGATTTCGCTTACCTCACCATAGAAAACGGCCTGCTATCAGAGCTACTATGGTCAcagctgccacgcccacaacgCTCATCACCCGGGTAGCTAGATGGGGAGAAATGTATACTCAGAtcagtacattaaaaaatgaatGGGGAAAGTGTAAAGCAAAGGAAACTGATAGATTTGATTGGATCTTATATAATTTTTCCCGGGTTAGTAGAGTCAGTTTCCGTAAAGCTCGCATTTAAGCATGCTAGATAAGCGAAGATTGAATATATGGTTAGGTTTTGGTAGCCGGTAAGCCAGGATTAAATAAGTGGTTTAGTTTTTTTAGCCGGTTGATAGTATTTGAGGGGGAGTACATATTTGGAGGACAAATACCATGGATCAGTCTGTTATGGGCAGTGTGTTCTGGACCTCGTGCTGGGTGGTGGTTACACTAAACATGGCCTTGACATTCACAAACAAAAGTCTACCAAATACAATGAGCCAATTGGACACTTACTCGTGAATCCTCATTTTGATAGCGATGCTCGGCCTGCTTTGAGACATTTAATGTTCTTTTCGATTTTTGCTTGAATTTTGGACAAGTCACACGAATGTGCAAACGTGGACTGGACGTGGAATACATGGACAAGATGGACAGTACAGAGATCCGGATTCCTGGCGGTGCTGTGACTGTGGTTGTAGTGCTGTGGTTCGTAGTGCTTGGCTCGGGATTTCGATGGTTCGCGTTACAGATATAGGTTATAGACAGCGGCTTGTATAGGTATAGATATTgcggagagagagagagcatTTTCTTAGCCTAGCGATGAGCAGTTGATGAGCGCTTCTGGATGGATGCTTATGTAATGTACAAATATCTAAATACAATTTTTCGAGAAAAAGCTTTGGCTTTGAGCCTGTGATGATTCTGACAATGATGTCTGATGGATTTGCGTTCTGGCCTGGCTGCAGATTCATTCTACTGCTGCTCTTCACCTGCTGCGCCGCCTCCGCCGGCTGCACCGGTTGAAATGTCGCGCCCGTGCTTGCTGAGCCACTCGATGATCACCCCGTTGGACCACCCGAATCCTGTCTGCACCTCGTACTCGCCTCCGCCGCCTCCGACACCGAACTGATCGGCGTTGTACTGAAATGAAAGAACAGCATTATGTTATGCgtatttatgaaaaaatatctGACCCTCCACAgattcaaataaaatattattaaatattaatatacaGAATGGTCTTCTTGAAAAAAGAAGACTTTAATTGGGATTTAAAATACTCTATTATAACAAGAACCATCTGAACTCACCTTCTCGTACATATGTCTATCCTTGCTAAAAGCCTTAAAGTTGGATTTCACCCACTTGGTCGCCCACTTCATCGACATATTCTTGGCCTCGGGAGTGTTAAGGTTATTCAGACCCTCGACCAGGATGTACTGCATCGGAGCCCACACATTGGGCGCATCCCACTGCTCATTGGTGTAGCTCAAAGTGTTGGGAACTCCGCCAGGGAATGTGTCCAGCTTGTTCTTTTCAATATAGGCCATAATGGAAGCCGAGATCTTTTCGGACTCGGAAATGTTGTATGCCTTAACCCACAGCGGTGAGAGATTGGTGGGCACGAAGTAATCTCGTGGCTTCTCGTTCTTCATATCGTAGTCCAACCAGACACCGGCCTCCTCGTTCCACAGCACTTCTTGGATTCCCTATAAGGCGAGGAGTATTGATAATTAGTCAACATGATGacacatattttaatatttgaagATTGTAAGGACCTATGTATAAGGATGACGTATGTGACTTTCATGTATCCCATTTTAAATTGCATTACTAAAAAGtgttcatttaaaatatacaagATGGTAAGTTTGTTATTATATATCTAAAGAATTTTGAGATCGAACAAAAATTCTTTAATCATAGGAGCTCCCTAACCTATAATGTAAAAAATGAGTAACCTATGCTTAATCATAACCAACATCATCAAGCCATGTAATTACAAACAGAGCATCTGAACTAAGAATATGGAAGGTATTATAAATATAGATTTCAACAGTTGTCTCCCTAAAAATTCAATATCTTGGTTGTTTGGGTAGAAAATTCTGGGTAACTTATTTTGAGGAAGGATAGCCTGCAGGTTTTCTTTAAAAAGTGATTCTTACCTGAAGGATCTTCTCGGCCTTAGTCTCGTACTCGGTCACCTTCTTGATGTTACCAGCTTTCGAGTGGAACTCGGCTATTAACTTGGCGTTCCAGTAGAGAAGGGCATTCAGGTCGACGGGTACAATGGAACTGGTGGCCAGATTGGTGAGATTTCCATCGTTTGTGCCATCTTTGGAGATGAACCAGCGTGAGCTAAAGTCCATACCCGACTCGGCCGCCGCCTTGAGCTCACTCCAATGGAGCTCCTTTTCCTCCTCAGTGGCGAACTCCTCGCCCGTCTCCACATCTTCTCTGTAGGACTCTGGACGCGGCCCCGCAGACGAGTCACGGTAGACGCACAGGGTGTGATTTTTCACCGTGACACTGTGATTGTTCGTAAAGAACTCAAACTCGTGCTCCAATGTATCCAGGGCATCAATGGCAAACTTGTCATCGTTGGTGAAGTCCACGTATGACTTGACCATTCCGGTAAGAAGTGGCGGCTGGGAGCGACCGTGGTAGTAAACTCGTCCGCCATTAGGGATGAAACCGAACCGATTCACAATGGACAGGAAGTTTTGAATCATGCCACGAGCGGTGGTATGCATCTGGCTGTAGAGGAGACCCCTGATGATCCAGTAGGAGTCCCAGTAGTAGAACTCGATAAAGCGACCGCCGGGAATGATCACCGGATTGGGCACGGGGATGATTGAGTAGTACTCGGGATTCTTCGATACTTCGTCCTTCATTTTGCGCCCCAAGATCTTCCAAATGTTATTCAGTTCTGCGCCCCACTGCTTTAGGTCGGGGTCAGAAATCAGATCGAGGAAGCTGGGGTTCTCCTTCCAATCAGTGGGCGTCCATGCTTCCAGTTCGGTGCCTTTGGGACTAAAGTATTCCTGCAAAACGTCGGATGTTCGTCATTTCCTGCTAGTGTATCCCAATCCAATCCTATACTTACGTCAACAAACTTCTTAAGATCTTCACTAGTGGGCGTCTGGTTTTTGGCCTGCATCAAAGCTTCAAAATCCGCTAGAGTCTTATCGGGCGAGTTATTCAGTTTCATGTCTACAAACGTCTTGGAATCAGAAAAAAGTTTTGGGTTGGCCGTTTGGATGGTGTGCAATAGGTTTCCCGTGCAGTAGATTTCACTGGAAAACAAGaaataattcaatttaataattttattctttataaaaacatCACTTTGTAATTTACAAATGTAAACAAGATCTTATTATCAATTTCTTTTAGTTTTACTCAAGAGAAAAGTACACTTTCTAAAATTATTAGCTCCAAGGCaggttttcttttttaaatttcgtTAATAATTAACTTTTTTTGTCCAGCCAGAGCCGAAAAGTCCCGGATGAGGCTTACGTAAGCCAGAGCATAAAATCTTTTGTTCCTATATAGTATAGTATACACTCTGACGGCACTAATTAGTGCAAATAATTCACGGGTTAAATGGATATAAAACCGCTCCAGCCCGAGTATCCAGGTGGTGCTGGTTAGGTGAACACCTGTCTAAAGCATCGAAGTatcgtatctgtatctgttgATCAGATACGGCAAAACCTAATGCACGAATAACCAACACGTCACGTTTATGGCTCTGGGAAAGGAAAGCACTCAAGCTGAAAACTTGCTAATATTCAGCTCCAAACCCACATTGATCAGAGATCAGAGTCCGGAAGTCTTTGGAAAACTTACCAACTTGGAAATTTGTCATCATTATCCTCGTAATTGGCAATGGCATTATCATTGTCGGTGCTGAGATCAAAACCATAGGACTTTGCCTGGGAGATAGCCACCAGGCAACTCCAGCTCACAAGGAGCAGACCGACGATATATAACTTGGACATCCTTTTCACTTATACGCGGCTAATGAAGTAACTTTGTTCAATCTGCTTGGAAAACAATACAAAATGTTGCGTTGCTGAGGTAATTCTTTTCGCGTACAGGATATGCTCGCGATCCCTGAATGTGAATTCGATCTGAGCACAAGCACAACCAGCGCCAGTCAGCGCAAGAATACTTCTAATTGTTCCGCTCGATTCCGTTTTTATAAAACTAAATTAATCTACGAATGCGACGGAGAGTGCGACGACGAGCGATCGGCAAGCGAACGATCGTCGGGCGGGGCAAGGtgatatctggagccaagtAAGTCATCGAATCTGATGGGGCGGAGTGGGGTTGTTTGGTCGGTTGGGCTGTTCGATCGACGGTCGCGCTTTGGGGGCGCGTTCCGTCTATTTTTAAAACCGTCAAAGTGGCCACATACGTATTTGTCGGGTTCACCTGCTCACAGGTCTCGTGAACATATAGTTATTCATCTCTTAATAGATCTGTCGATTCGTATCTCAGTTCTAACTGCTTGGGTCAATTACATAGAGTTTCCCCCAATGGCAAAGGGCATTCGACTGGCTTTTTGGCACACCCCTACAATTTGCATATGGTTAACTGTTGGATGAATATTCATGCCGCTAAGCCTTGATATATTTATATCCATAACCATATCATTTATTATTAGCTGTTCTAACAGGCACCCGCATTATGAGATGGATTATGGCTTGGAAATGCTTTTTAATTGCAACATTTGCCTTGTTTTGACCGAGAAGGTTCCACTGTAATGCCAAGGTATTGCTGATAACAAGCTTTTTTTGGGGATTTTAGGCCTTGTTTAAATGCTAATAGGCAATGTTCCACTTAGGATAAGAGAGGTGTGCTAAATTTTCTAGGAATTTAAGCACCCAATTATCCAGAAATTTATTGCCTGATATCACAGTGATTTGCATACTAACACGGAATTTCCAATTTGAGGTCACGTATGATAAGAAGTGTGTTAAATTTTCTATGAATTTAAGTAAGTAATTATCCCAAGATTTAATGAGTATAGTCTGATATCACAATGATTTCCTTTTAAACACGGAATTTCAGATTTGAGGTCATCAAAGAAAAGTGACATTCTCCTGCGATTTATTTATATCCATCAAGCTCCACTTCATCATACATTTCCCAGTCTATAATTAGGCGGATTATGTGTTAGTGACACGTGTCTGACCCCAAATAATGGACCGGAATTGCGCCGTTTCGCATAAATGTCACGCTACGTAGTGTGGACCCTAACGAGTCTTAATTGAACTGATTTGCTGAATAAGGATTGCTTTCGAGAGATTAACAAATGGATATATAAGTAATCAAGATGCAAATTTAAGGCGCAGAAAGAAGGTTTCAGGCTGAATTTGGTATctaactttttattttgattcctTCATTGGAACCGGAAATAAACAAATCATTTAAGCGACATGTTGCACAACATATGCATAAGCATCTTATAAAACATTAAGTGAATGATGAATTACTTTTATCGGGTATCATCACAGTCCGATGATATAACACCAGTTAAAGCATCTATGGCTCGGAAAACAAAGGGAATCCAAATAAACGGAACAATTGTGCAATTTAAATTGAGCCTTACGGGAATGAGAACCTGAAAGAGAACGATTCTCCGAGAATCCCATTGTTATGCCTTTCTGTGACGACAGCAACTAGCAGGTGCGACTAGATAGATCATTGAATTGGCACGTCACAAGCTGTTAACATTTATGATTCCATTAGCGAAGCTATTGAGCATTTAAATGTTAAACTTCTAAGATCGATCGCAGTTAGATCATAGATTGTCTAGGGTACTCCAGCACTACAAGACACACTTAAGTTAACATTAATTCTTTCctactaaataaatattgaatttACAGAATGTTTTTTGACAGTACTTCAAATAACCATGGATGACAAATAGCTGACCTACGTGCCGAGCATTTTCAAATATGTAGTTAACTACTGAATTCAAAACATTATTGTTTCTTGCTTGCTTAAATTCCCCTGACGAGAACTTCCGATTCCGCATAACACGAAATCAGACAATTCCTGCTTAAATTCCATATAATTCAAAAAATTGCAACAAGAGATCGTATCAGATCATTATGGAATAACTATTGTTTAATACGCGTTTTAAGGCTCGtgaacaaaataattaaacatATTGAATGGGCGTTTACACTCTCACCATTCATCTGGGTTATTATGCTTGCCAGTTTATATAGATCTTTATTATAAATCCTCATTGTCGTCATTGGTAGAAGCGATAAGTGCCTCAGGTGACGTCTTTGTTCGAATACAATGCCCAAACACTCTTGATACCGATTTTTGAACTCCACTCGAGAGCAGAACTTTGCCAAAAACATTCAAGGACAATATTAATCATTATGTGGGGCATTCAACGCGTTCGTATAATTGCCGTTTAAGTTAATCGCTCAACTAGCTATAATAAAGCACGGTCCGTTTGATGGCTAAGCCAACAATTTCAAACAAATACCTGATACGTACAGTTTGATATGTTTAGATCCGAGAGGAAAACGAagaaacacacacaaaaactGGAAATGTCATTAAGAAGCCTGCAACAGGCTGAATTAACTTGTTTTAGATTTTGTGCGTAGTGCTTTGATTAACGGATCAAATACCGATACAGAGACCTTCAAAAGGTTATTGAATTGTAAAAAGGTTTGCACTTGGCGGCAAAAAAGCGTTGTATAAAATTATTCTCTCGAGACTTAAGTGTTTAACTTTTCCATTGAGAAGAAGGATTTACAATCAGGGACATTAGCTCTGATTcctaattaaataataacttTTTGACCCAGTAACATAATATTCCACTTGAGCTTTAATCTGCCATCTTGAGTGGACAATAAAGGTTTATCGACTACTTTAAAGATCCAAGGCGTTGAACTTAATCTTAAAGATTGTTCCTTATCAAAGGAATTGTTTATTGCATTAATAGATCTTGAAATAATCCACTCATGAGAGGACTGATGGTATTTTCTCTTGAGATACTGCGACATTGCAGGTTCATTATCACCTGTAAGCTCTTCAACTGAAAGAACCCTTCTAACACACCATATATAAGTATGCAACCAAGTTCAGGGAAACTGATAAATAACTGATTACTTTTCGAAAGTCATAATCTTCAAGTATAACCAAGGAAAGTTACAAAACAAGTGATATTGATTTCGATAATTTTGAACAGGTTTAGCAGCAGCAAGTACTTCTTCAAGTCTGTCCGGATCCGCTTTTTTttagtatatattttttgttaataaCATTTGTGATGCCATTTGTATTAAAATTCAAAACGTAAATTTGGCAGTAGAAAAACGAGACTCGAAAAAATACTACTAGTCAAgcgtttattttttattcagtGGAAGATGTCTGTCAGCCAGTCCATTTAAATGTTAAGTACCCGGGGACCACAGATCACTGACACCGCAAGTCGGTGAGTAAAAATAACGCGACTCGACGTTTGCAACACGATTAAGCCCAGGGAAAATATCAGCAAGTATCAGAAATCATCAGGGAAAATGTCAGCAACCACAACAATTTGTAttgaaaattataatttaattgcttttgtatatttaGCTCGCGGTTTCTGTTTTTGCATCGACATGGGAGTTCCATGCCAATTTAAATTCACTAAattacaattgtttttattgtttttttgtgCATTTTTAAATGGGGTTCCAGTTTGTTTTTTTGCATTTCACACACTTTTATTATTGGCAATTCGCTGAGCTGAGTGTCGAGTTTTTATAACTCGGCCACTATCTCTATTGTGCACCTGATTACTATAGAAATGCGCGGATTATATATGAGTACTCTCGGTTCTAATCAAAAACGCTGCTCCACAGCACCTCGCCGATGTTGAGCGGTTGAAGGCAACGATCCGACTGCCCCAAGCCCAGTGTCGgagatttaaatttaaataagatTTTCACAAAGATCCGACCAGAACAGAGTTACCAAGTGTTCCCTCGGAAGGAAGGAATCAATCACAGTTGATAATTGGGTCGAATTGTTTGCATCTTTAGTTGCAAatgttaataaataatatttattgatgcgtaaatatttattgattgaCAGCTAGCAAAAAAGGGTTATGCAATTTGTTAAGCACTTGTTTGcattatttgtattattatggAATTTTTTGATAATAGGGCAAGGCAAGGAAATTGTAAATACTTAACGCCGATTTCCTTGAGCTCTCTTCTAAAAGCTTAAAAAATAGGTCGATAAGATAGAATCACTCTAAAATGAATTGACGTGGTTCTTTAGGCCCTGTTATCGCTGCCAGTAAGTAATATAAAACATTATGATTTGGGAGAAAGATTATTCATTAATAAGATAGTCAGGAAATTGGCtctttaaagtaaaaataatcaaaaatttgCTATCTTATTGAAAACGAATTATTAGAATTGACATTTGATTTGCAAGGTAAGCActtaattattaataaatattgttTCCAATCAATTTTATGATTTCATATAGAGGCATTTAAATTGGGTTTGTTATATTACTCTTTTCTTTTAATTGAGTCATGTAATTTTATTGACtatggttttttattttttcgtgAGTGGACTTTATAAATTTCAAACAATTAGTTGTTTTATGACTAAATAGGATATGAATAACTCAATTTATGGAAGAAGCGGGTTATATGAAGGAACTGACTATTGTAACTATCTATTAGTTTGAATAACCCATATTGTGACTGGTGACTGATATCGTGCAGTTTGCGGCTCATAACTTCAGGCGACTCATTTATATGTAAACTTTATATCTACAGAGAACGTGCTCTAGCAGTCCAGGCACTTTAATCAGTTTCAGACAAACTTGCCTCACCTGAGCCTGCGACGATTGGTGCATCTCCTAATCGCAttctcatttaattttttcgaGGAACAATGGTGACCCTGGAAGTGGGAAAATCGGGGCAGACACTTGATGATTTGCATGTCAAGATGTGAATATAGTCAGTTCAGAAAATAAACTGTACTCTGGGGGATCTTTCTGAAAGTGATGCcttgtctgactgtctgttaTTGTCGGAGCTGATAAGAAAAGTGCCTGATAATGGATTAATTAGCAATTTAGCTGGACTAACTTATTCTCCGGAGAACTCTGCGAGAGATCTGTAAGCGTGACTGTGACAGCTGGTTGCAATTAGATCTTAACGGGTTAACCTGTTccatattacgtatacgccatgGACACACCACCAAGCTGCGACCAATCGCAAGTTAGCGATAAACGGAAAACTTAATGGTCATAATGATCTGAACAGAGTTCGTGACAAACAATAACTGGAAagatatattaaataattccCAGGTACATTTGTTTCGCATCTGTCGGTATGTGAAAGCAATCTGTTAATATTAATGGCTATCTAGTACAGCTCTTATATGTGTACtttgaataatttaaaacGCTGTGGTTTTTATGGAACAGAAATAGACAGAATTTCTGGAACTGCTTATTATTTATGGCTGTATCTGGTCTAGGCAAGTCGTTTCCAGATCGAAATCACACTGACCTGATCTAATTGTAAATTTACAAAGTGATTTATTTTTCCCCATTTTGTTGGAATTTATTTGACAAAACAACACACAACGTACCTCCCTAATAACAGTAAAAACGTGGAAAAAGTAGATTCAGGTAAATTTGAATATAAACATATGTATATCTCTCTGTTCTGAAACGATTCAATATCCTCACCCAGTATTAGCCTTAGAAATCACTTGTTTTCGATTAATTAGGTGTCCTTATCTATTTCAAATTGCCTATGATTGGGTCATGTTATGCGGATTCAAATTTGCGACCTTCTCCCCCTTTTTTCtccaattttttatattatcccTTCTCGTTCATCTCTGTTCCTACACTTTTATCAAGGTCAAAAATGCAATATTTTTGAATCAAGGCGCCAAGTGTTCTTCCTCTTCATGAACATAGAACGTGAACAAAGTTTTAATTCTACATTACGAACTACTTAATCGATAGTTACACAAAACGTTCTTATAACGCTcacctaaaagtatgcaatgccTTTGGGCTCTCCCGAAAGTATGCCACGATTGAAGACCAACTAGCCGACAGATAAAAACTACTTTCAAAAGGAGGGGCTCGTTATACCGACTGATAAGCGAACACGGGTAACTGATAACACATTTTAATGTTCTGAACTCTTGTAGTGGTAGGTTTGTCCTTGGTTTTGGGTTTGCCCTGCACACCAGTCACCATTCAGTTGCGTTTTTCTAAGTGTAATCCGTCGGACACCTGTTGCTGTTCTCGCCCACTAATGTTCCAAAGGTTCCCCTGAACACATTCGTATGTGACTTGAGTCCACACACGTGCCTAACTACAGGCCCTAGTTATAAAGGCATTTAGCTTGTAATTACAGTGcctatatatatacagataTGTATTTCGCTTTTGACACGAAACATCATAAATTTACCAATTAGCTGAAAGTTTTTCTGCATACCTCTCAATTGTATAAATAGTTTAGGTTCTGGTAACTTAATACTAACGATAGGGGAATATTTACGCTTTTTGCCAACAGTGACACTTGTGAACACAGAGCGAAAGCAAAACAGAAGCAAAAATTATCAAAA
Protein-coding regions in this window:
- the Treh gene encoding trehalase isoform X1, with the translated sequence MSKLYIVGLLLVSWSCLVAISQAKSYGFDLSTDNDNAIANYEDNDDKFPSCEIYCTGNLLHTIQTANPKLFSDSKTFVDMKLNNSPDKTLADFEALMQAKNQTPTSEDLKKFVDEYFSPKGTELEAWTPTDWKENPSFLDLISDPDLKQWGAELNNIWKILGRKMKDEVSKNPEYYSIIPVPNPVIIPGGRFIEFYYWDSYWIIRGLLYSQMHTTARGMIQNFLSIVNRFGFIPNGGRVYYHGRSQPPLLTGMVKSYVDFTNDDKFAIDALDTLEHEFEFFTNNHSVTVKNHTLCVYRDSSAGPRPESYREDVETGEEFATEEEKELHWSELKAAAESGMDFSSRWFISKDGTNDGNLTNLATSSIVPVDLNALLYWNAKLIAEFHSKAGNIKKVTEYETKAEKILQGIQEVLWNEEAGVWLDYDMKNEKPRDYFVPTNLSPLWVKAYNISESEKISASIMAYIEKNKLDTFPGGVPNTLSYTNEQWDAPNVWAPMQYILVEGLNNLNTPEAKNMSMKWATKWVKSNFKAFSKDRHMYEKYNADQFGVGGGGGEYEVQTGFGWSNGVIIEWLSKHGRDISTGAAGGGGAAATRVMSVVGVAAVTIVALIAGRFLWQSWFK
- the Treh gene encoding trehalase isoform X4, giving the protein MANAVNPSNNHKMNGNGEIYCTGNLLHTIQTANPKLFSDSKTFVDMKLNNSPDKTLADFEALMQAKNQTPTSEDLKKFVDEYFSPKGTELEAWTPTDWKENPSFLDLISDPDLKQWGAELNNIWKILGRKMKDEVSKNPEYYSIIPVPNPVIIPGGRFIEFYYWDSYWIIRGLLYSQMHTTARGMIQNFLSIVNRFGFIPNGGRVYYHGRSQPPLLTGMVKSYVDFTNDDKFAIDALDTLEHEFEFFTNNHSVTVKNHTLCVYRDSSAGPRPESYREDVETGEEFATEEEKELHWSELKAAAESGMDFSSRWFISKDGTNDGNLTNLATSSIVPVDLNALLYWNAKLIAEFHSKAGNIKKVTEYETKAEKILQGIQEVLWNEEAGVWLDYDMKNEKPRDYFVPTNLSPLWVKAYNISESEKISASIMAYIEKNKLDTFPGGVPNTLSYTNEQWDAPNVWAPMQYILVEGLNNLNTPEAKNMSMKWATKWVKSNFKAFSKDRHMYEKYNADQFGVGGGGGEYEVQTGFGWSNGVIIEWLSKHGRDISTGAAGGGGAAATRVMSVVGVAAVTIVALIAGRFLWQSWFK
- the Treh gene encoding trehalase isoform X3 produces the protein MSKLYIVGLLLVSWSCLVAISQAKSYGFDLSTDNDNAIANYEDNDDKFPSCEIYCTGNLLHTIQTANPKLFSDSKTFVDMKLNNSPDKTLADFEALMQAKNQTPTSEDLKKFVDEYFSPKGTELEAWTPTDWKENPSFLDLISDPDLKQWGAELNNIWKILGRKMKDEVSKNPEYYSIIPVPNPVIIPGGRFIEFYYWDSYWIIRGLLYSQMHTTARGMIQNFLSIVNRFGFIPNGGRVYYHGRSQPPLLTGMVKSYVDFTNDDKFAIDALDTLEHEFEFFTNNHSVTVKNHTLCVYRDSSAGPRPESYREDVETGEEFATEEEKELHWSELKAAAESGMDFSSRWFISKDGTNDGNLTNLATSSIVPVDLNALLYWNAKLIAEFHSKAGNIKKVTEYETKAEKILQGIQEVLWNEEAGVWLDYDMKNEKPRDYFVPTNLSPLWVKAYNISESEKISASIMAYIEKNKLDTFPGGVPNTLSYTNEQWDAPNVWAPMQYILVEGLNNLNTPEAKNMSMKWATKWVKSNFKAFSKDRHMYEKYNADQFGVGGGGGEYEVQTGFGWSNGVIIEWLSKHGRDISTGAAGGGGAAATRVMSVVGVAAVTIVALIAGRFL
- the Treh gene encoding trehalase isoform X2 — translated: MSKLYIVGLLLVSWSCLVAISQAKSYGFDLSTDNDNAIANYEDNDDKFPSCEIYCTGNLLHTIQTANPKLFSDSKTFVDMKLNNSPDKTLADFEALMQAKNQTPTSEDLKKFVDEYFSPKGTELEAWTPTDWKENPSFLDLISDPDLKQWGAELNNIWKILGRKMKDEVSKNPEYYSIIPVPNPVIIPGGRFIEFYYWDSYWIIRGLLYSQMHTTARGMIQNFLSIVNRFGFIPNGGRVYYHGRSQPPLLTGMVKSYVDFTNDDKFAIDALDTLEHEFEFFTNNHSVTVKNHTLCVYRDSSAGPRPESYREDVETGEEFATEEEKELHWSELKAAAESGMDFSSRWFISKDGTNDGNLTNLATSSIVPVDLNALLYWNAKLIAEFHSKAGNIKKVTEYETKAEKILQGIQEVLWNEEAGVWLDYDMKNEKPRDYFVPTNLSPLWVKAYNISESEKISASIMAYIEKNKLDTFPGGVPNTLSYTNEQWDAPNVWAPMQYILVEGLNNLNTPEAKNMSMKWATKWVKSNFKAFSKDRHMYEKYNADQFGVGGGGGEYEVQTGFGWSNGVIIEWLSKHGRDISTGAAGGGGAAATRVMSVVGVAAVTIVALIAGRFLW